The proteins below come from a single Pedobacter aquae genomic window:
- the prmC gene encoding peptide chain release factor N(5)-glutamine methyltransferase yields MLEKQAIKAHYFKVLEGVYEKEEINAVYKWISEDLATLPEPQQKELFENYLTKLALKQPLQQILGYAYFYNLKFKVNDHVLIPRPETEELVYMILQECIKKPNQEILDIGTGSGCIAISLKKNLQTAQVHAMDVSEDALKIAHINALENRVEVHFKKDNALALKADDYPKFHIIVSNPPYIASSEKQNMHDNVVKFEPHLALFVDDENPLIFYDKIADFALTNLHPNGVLFFEINQNLGIATQELIQKKGFKAQIIKDLNNNERFIKAQLLG; encoded by the coding sequence ATGTTAGAGAAGCAAGCTATTAAAGCACATTATTTTAAAGTACTTGAAGGTGTTTATGAAAAAGAAGAAATAAATGCTGTATATAAGTGGATTAGCGAAGATTTAGCAACTTTACCCGAGCCACAACAAAAAGAACTATTTGAAAATTATTTAACTAAACTAGCTTTAAAACAACCGCTTCAGCAAATTCTCGGCTATGCTTATTTCTATAATTTAAAATTCAAGGTGAATGATCATGTACTTATTCCAAGACCAGAAACAGAGGAATTGGTTTACATGATTCTGCAAGAATGCATTAAAAAACCAAATCAAGAAATTTTAGATATAGGTACCGGTAGCGGATGTATTGCCATCTCCTTAAAAAAGAACTTACAAACTGCTCAAGTTCATGCTATGGATGTTAGTGAAGATGCGCTAAAAATTGCCCATATAAATGCTCTAGAAAATAGGGTAGAGGTACATTTTAAAAAAGATAATGCTTTGGCTTTAAAAGCCGATGATTATCCTAAATTTCATATTATAGTAAGTAATCCGCCTTATATAGCATCATCAGAAAAGCAAAATATGCATGATAATGTTGTGAAATTCGAGCCGCATCTAGCTTTGTTTGTTGATGATGAAAATCCCTTGATTTTTTATGATAAAATAGCTGATTTTGCACTCACTAATCTTCATCCAAACGGAGTATTATTTTTTGAAATCAATCAGAATTTAGGCATAGCAACTCAAGAGCTTATCCAGAAGAAGGGTTTTAAAGCTCAAATCATCAAAGATTTAAACAATAACGAGCGTTTTATTAAAGCTCAACTTCTAGGGTGA
- a CDS encoding acyl-CoA thioesterase, translating into MFKENFEVRDYECDLQGIVNNAVYQNYLEHTRHQFLKHKGLDFAKLHQENIDPVVYRIEIDYKKPLKSGDKFHVCLQIEQEGNLKFIFKQQIFRGEELITKAKVIIVFTSLGKPILPPKEIIETILS; encoded by the coding sequence ATGTTTAAAGAAAACTTTGAGGTTAGAGATTATGAATGCGATTTACAAGGAATTGTAAATAATGCTGTTTACCAGAATTACTTAGAACATACTCGACATCAATTTTTAAAGCATAAAGGTTTAGATTTTGCTAAACTACACCAAGAAAATATAGACCCTGTAGTTTACCGTATAGAAATTGACTATAAAAAGCCTTTAAAAAGTGGTGATAAGTTTCATGTATGCCTGCAAATAGAACAAGAAGGAAACCTAAAATTCATCTTTAAGCAGCAAATTTTTAGAGGAGAAGAATTAATAACAAAAGCTAAAGTAATTATTGTTTTTACTTCTTTAGGAAAACCTATTTTACCACCTAAAGAAATTATAGAAACGATTTTAAGTTAG
- a CDS encoding acyl-CoA thioesterase, which yields MKLEENISAFTYKTPISIRFADMDMFGHANNAVYLTYFEQARSAYWKDIIEWDWKATGIILVKSEVEYLKPIILEDKITACVKTTRVGNSSFDIAYLLYAEEGEHFILKTIGKTTQVAIDYKSGKPVAIPQAEKAKMIAYDNPEM from the coding sequence ATGAAATTAGAAGAAAATATTTCCGCTTTTACCTATAAAACTCCTATCTCTATTAGGTTTGCAGATATGGATATGTTTGGTCATGCAAATAATGCCGTTTACCTTACTTATTTTGAGCAAGCCCGATCTGCTTATTGGAAAGATATTATTGAGTGGGATTGGAAAGCAACAGGAATAATATTGGTAAAATCTGAAGTAGAATACTTAAAACCAATAATTTTAGAAGATAAAATAACAGCTTGTGTTAAAACCACTAGAGTTGGTAATAGTAGTTTTGATATTGCTTATTTGCTATACGCCGAAGAAGGAGAGCATTTTATTTTGAAAACCATAGGCAAAACCACACAAGTAGCTATTGATTATAAATCAGGAAAACCTGTAGCTATTCCGCAAGCAGAAAAAGCTAAAATGATTGCTTATGATAATCCAGAAATGTAA
- the ribD gene encoding bifunctional diaminohydroxyphosphoribosylaminopyrimidine deaminase/5-amino-6-(5-phosphoribosylamino)uracil reductase RibD produces MTKHEIVLQRAIDLAKLGAGYVSPNPMVGAVITHQGKIIGEGYHQKYGEAHAEVNAVADVFLKHENAAELLKEATLYVTLEPCAHFGKTPPCSDLIIQHQIPEVVIGCTDSFSKVNGKGIEKLQNAGIKVTTGILEQECLALNKRFFTRVEKQRPFIILKWAQTINGYFATKDGSQKWISGKEAKMLVHQWRSEEDCVLVGKRTAEIDNPQLNVRLVNGKNPKRAVIDRDLKLDQNLHLFDNTIETFVFNKDHTAINGQVKYIGIEDFDYFLPQYLLYQLYLQDIQSVIVEGGIKTLQMFIAAGLWDEARIFISPIAWEDGLKAPEINGIQENITNIGKDKLLTLTPQHP; encoded by the coding sequence GTGACCAAGCATGAAATTGTTTTACAAAGAGCTATAGACTTAGCAAAATTAGGTGCCGGCTATGTAAGTCCTAACCCAATGGTTGGTGCTGTTATCACGCATCAAGGTAAAATTATAGGTGAAGGTTATCATCAAAAATACGGCGAAGCACATGCCGAAGTTAATGCCGTTGCAGATGTGTTTTTGAAACATGAAAACGCTGCTGAGCTATTGAAAGAAGCAACTCTTTATGTCACTTTAGAACCTTGCGCCCATTTTGGTAAAACCCCACCTTGTTCTGATTTAATTATCCAACATCAAATACCCGAAGTAGTTATTGGCTGTACAGATTCTTTCTCTAAAGTAAATGGTAAAGGGATAGAGAAATTGCAAAATGCAGGTATAAAAGTTACTACAGGTATTTTAGAGCAAGAGTGTTTAGCTTTAAATAAACGCTTTTTTACACGTGTAGAAAAACAAAGGCCCTTTATTATTTTGAAATGGGCACAAACTATAAATGGTTATTTTGCTACTAAAGATGGTTCTCAGAAATGGATAAGCGGTAAAGAAGCAAAAATGCTGGTACACCAATGGAGAAGTGAAGAAGATTGCGTTTTAGTAGGAAAAAGAACTGCTGAAATAGATAATCCACAACTTAATGTAAGATTGGTTAATGGTAAAAACCCTAAAAGAGCAGTTATTGATAGGGATTTAAAACTTGATCAAAATCTGCATTTATTTGATAATACGATAGAAACTTTTGTCTTTAACAAAGACCATACAGCTATAAATGGACAAGTTAAATACATCGGTATAGAAGATTTCGACTATTTCTTACCACAGTATTTATTGTATCAGTTATACTTACAAGATATACAATCTGTTATTGTAGAAGGCGGTATTAAAACCTTACAAATGTTTATTGCCGCTGGTTTATGGGATGAGGCTAGAATTTTCATCTCTCCTATTGCTTGGGAAGATGGTTTAAAGGCTCCAGAAATTAATGGTATACAAGAAAATATCACCAATATTGGTAAAGACAAATTATTAACGCTTACACCTCAACATCCATGA
- the aroQ gene encoding type II 3-dehydroquinate dehydratase produces MKIQIINGPNLNLLGKREPGIYGSEGFESFYKQLLAKYPEVELSYYQSNVEGEIINKLHEIGFDYDGIVLNAGAYTHTSVAIADAIAGIKTPVIEVHISNVYAREEFRHHSMMAKNCKGIITGFGLMSYELALKSFL; encoded by the coding sequence ATGAAGATACAAATTATCAACGGACCAAATTTAAATTTATTAGGCAAACGCGAACCTGGAATTTATGGTAGCGAGGGTTTTGAAAGCTTTTATAAACAGCTTTTAGCTAAATATCCTGAAGTAGAGTTAAGCTATTACCAAAGTAATGTAGAAGGCGAAATTATCAATAAGCTACATGAAATTGGTTTTGATTATGATGGTATTGTCTTAAATGCAGGTGCTTATACCCATACTTCTGTTGCTATTGCCGATGCTATTGCTGGTATTAAAACACCTGTAATTGAGGTTCATATCTCTAATGTATATGCCCGTGAAGAATTTAGGCATCATAGTATGATGGCTAAAAATTGCAAAGGTATTATCACAGGTTTTGGTTTAATGTCTTATGAATTAGCTTTAAAAAGTTTCTTATAA
- a CDS encoding IMPACT family protein yields the protein MLFDDTYKTIQSPAEGIFRDKGSKFIAYAFPFSHENDLKSILADIKTAHPKARHHCYAYRLTPDKNIYRVNDDGEPSGTAGRPILNVLLSKELTNILVVVVRYFGGTLLGVPGLINAYKTATEDAILNAQIVEQTLNDVYELKFDYLLMNDVMKIIKEDKLEILSQEFDLNCVIKLSIRKADLNKTLPKLENLRSIEITFLNAI from the coding sequence ATGCTTTTTGACGATACTTATAAAACTATACAAAGCCCAGCAGAAGGTATTTTTAGAGATAAAGGAAGCAAGTTTATAGCTTATGCTTTTCCTTTCTCACATGAAAATGATTTAAAAAGTATCCTTGCTGATATTAAAACAGCGCATCCGAAAGCCAGACACCATTGTTATGCTTATAGGCTTACGCCGGATAAAAATATTTATAGAGTTAATGATGATGGTGAGCCCTCTGGAACTGCCGGACGACCTATTTTAAATGTCTTACTTTCTAAAGAACTCACCAATATTTTAGTAGTTGTTGTAAGATATTTTGGTGGCACTTTATTAGGTGTGCCCGGCTTAATAAATGCTTATAAAACGGCTACTGAAGATGCTATCTTAAATGCTCAAATTGTTGAGCAAACCCTAAATGATGTTTATGAACTAAAGTTTGATTATTTATTGATGAACGATGTTATGAAAATCATTAAGGAAGATAAACTCGAAATTCTTAGCCAAGAATTTGATTTAAATTGTGTTATAAAACTCAGTATTAGAAAAGCCGATCTCAACAAAACGCTACCTAAATTAGAAAACTTAAGATCTATAGAGATAACGTTTTTAAACGCTATATGA
- a CDS encoding Hsp20/alpha crystallin family protein: MTLVKFNNEKNGVKNYSPFNDLFDSFFKDSYYNDSTLNKVPAVNIFEAEDAYHIEVAAPGLKKDNFKLQLEKNVLKISAEKATETESNHRKVTRKEFSYNAFARSFTLPETVDFAKIDAKYEDGVLYVTVGKKEEAKIQSREIAIS; this comes from the coding sequence ATGACTTTAGTAAAATTTAATAACGAGAAAAACGGTGTAAAAAATTATTCGCCATTTAATGATTTATTTGATAGCTTTTTTAAAGACAGCTATTATAATGATAGCACTTTGAATAAAGTACCGGCGGTTAATATTTTTGAAGCCGAAGATGCTTATCACATAGAAGTTGCTGCGCCAGGTTTAAAAAAGGATAATTTTAAACTACAACTAGAGAAAAATGTGTTAAAAATTTCAGCAGAAAAAGCCACCGAGACAGAAAGCAACCATAGAAAAGTTACTAGAAAAGAGTTTAGTTATAACGCTTTCGCTAGATCTTTTACCTTACCAGAAACTGTAGATTTTGCTAAAATAGATGCAAAATATGAAGATGGTGTGTTGTATGTAACTGTTGGCAAAAAAGAAGAAGCTAAAATCCAATCAAGGGAAATAGCAATAAGTTAA
- a CDS encoding sensor histidine kinase, translating to MTIKKSAILFYLFFLFCFLKAHAHQTQQDNLYFSNLEESPVGDILDSLHHENNDLKKQNLSNELKIENRNSLIYVILIFSLTALFLSFRLYKSGRRAKTNNRILKEQNEEINKQKKELEELNNLKNRFFSIISHDVRGPLLSLKGTLNLFDEHLLDEKESKLLIGELKSQFNSTSNLLDNLLIWAKSQMQGEKLQKSHFNVLKVVKDNIALQKYNIHQKNIKIVVNVPDDLQLYADKEMVNVIIRNLLNNALKFTPQDGEIMIACTANGDMAQFSVQDNGIGLSPAEIKEIYKRNFYSTSGLNDEKGTGLGLILCQEFIRKNNGSFDIKSKKGQGSTFLFTLPLFKEVHVREASY from the coding sequence ATGACTATAAAGAAGTCTGCCATATTGTTTTATTTATTCTTTTTATTTTGCTTTTTAAAGGCTCATGCTCACCAAACACAGCAGGATAACCTTTATTTTAGTAATTTAGAAGAAAGCCCTGTTGGAGATATTCTAGATAGTCTGCATCATGAAAATAATGATTTAAAAAAGCAGAATTTAAGTAATGAGTTGAAAATAGAAAATCGTAACTCGCTCATTTACGTGATTTTGATATTTTCTTTAACAGCACTATTTCTTTCTTTTAGATTGTATAAAAGCGGTAGAAGAGCCAAAACAAATAATAGAATTTTAAAAGAACAAAATGAAGAAATTAACAAACAAAAGAAAGAACTAGAAGAGTTAAACAATCTTAAGAACAGGTTTTTTTCTATTATTTCTCATGATGTAAGAGGTCCGCTTTTGTCTTTAAAAGGGACTTTGAATTTATTTGATGAACATTTACTAGATGAAAAAGAATCTAAATTATTGATAGGAGAGCTTAAATCTCAGTTTAACTCCACATCTAACTTATTAGATAATTTATTGATATGGGCTAAAAGCCAAATGCAAGGAGAAAAACTTCAAAAGTCTCATTTCAATGTTTTAAAAGTTGTAAAAGATAATATTGCACTACAGAAGTATAACATCCATCAAAAAAACATAAAAATAGTGGTAAACGTACCTGATGATTTACAGCTTTATGCTGATAAAGAAATGGTTAATGTTATCATTAGAAACCTGTTAAATAACGCTTTAAAATTTACTCCTCAAGATGGCGAAATTATGATAGCCTGTACAGCAAATGGAGATATGGCTCAATTTTCTGTTCAAGATAATGGTATCGGACTCTCTCCGGCGGAAATTAAAGAAATTTATAAGCGTAATTTTTATAGTACCAGTGGTTTAAATGATGAAAAAGGAACAGGTTTAGGTTTAATTCTTTGTCAGGAATTTATCAGAAAAAACAATGGTTCTTTTGATATAAAAAGTAAAAAAGGACAAGGTTCTACATTTTTATTTACTTTGCCACTTTTTAAAGAAGTTCATGTTAGAGAAGCAAGCTATTAA
- a CDS encoding FAD-binding oxidoreductase, whose translation MFKSINHQDIAFFKQICGEDAVFIDDDSLLKYSKDETEDLSFKPEVVLKPNHTSQISDVLKYCHEHLIAVTPRGGGTGLSGGSLPVFGGVSLSLERFNKIIQIDEQNLQATVETGVITQVLMDAATEKGLYYPIDPSSKGSCFIGGNIAHGSGGPRVVKYGTLRDFVLNLEVVLPNGDIIWTGANTLKYASGYNLTQLFIGSEGTLGIITKAVVKLIAKPIHQLLMMAAFTSEEEACAAVSAIFKSGITPSALEFMERKGVEWVVNYAQLNFNILDDAKAYLLIELDGNYLDVLYQDCETINTVLEQYHCLDVLLAESSTQKEELWKVRRLMPHSVKSNSIYKEEDTVVPRASLPKLIKGIKVLGEKYGFEAICYGHAGDGNLHVNIIKGNMSDVDWNMKLKDGIKEIFELTVSLGGTISGEHGIGLVQKEYMHIKYTETHLNLMRAIKNVFDVKGILNPGKIF comes from the coding sequence ATGTTTAAGTCCATAAATCATCAGGATATAGCTTTCTTTAAACAAATATGTGGAGAAGATGCTGTTTTTATTGATGATGATTCGCTTTTAAAATACAGTAAAGACGAGACCGAGGATTTAAGTTTTAAACCCGAGGTAGTTTTAAAACCCAACCATACATCGCAAATTTCTGATGTTTTAAAATACTGCCATGAACATTTAATAGCCGTTACTCCGCGTGGTGGCGGAACAGGTTTAAGTGGCGGATCTTTGCCTGTTTTTGGTGGTGTATCTTTAAGTTTAGAACGCTTCAATAAAATTATCCAGATAGATGAACAAAATTTACAAGCCACTGTAGAAACAGGCGTTATTACACAAGTATTGATGGATGCAGCAACTGAAAAAGGCTTGTATTATCCAATAGACCCATCAAGTAAAGGTTCTTGTTTTATTGGTGGTAATATTGCCCATGGTTCTGGCGGACCACGAGTGGTTAAATATGGTACTTTAAGAGATTTTGTACTCAATCTAGAAGTGGTATTACCTAATGGCGATATCATTTGGACAGGTGCCAATACTTTAAAATATGCATCAGGATATAATTTAACGCAGCTGTTTATAGGTTCAGAAGGTACTTTAGGTATTATAACTAAAGCTGTTGTGAAGTTGATAGCTAAGCCTATTCATCAGCTTTTAATGATGGCTGCTTTTACATCAGAAGAAGAAGCTTGTGCTGCAGTTTCTGCAATCTTTAAATCAGGAATTACACCTTCTGCTCTAGAATTTATGGAGCGAAAAGGGGTAGAGTGGGTGGTGAATTATGCTCAACTGAATTTTAATATTTTGGATGATGCCAAAGCTTATTTGCTGATAGAGCTTGATGGTAATTATTTAGATGTTTTGTATCAAGATTGCGAAACTATAAATACTGTTTTAGAACAATATCATTGTTTAGATGTGCTTTTGGCCGAGTCATCAACCCAAAAAGAAGAACTTTGGAAAGTGAGGCGTTTAATGCCGCACTCGGTAAAATCAAATTCTATTTACAAAGAAGAAGATACTGTAGTGCCAAGGGCATCGTTACCAAAACTCATTAAAGGTATTAAAGTTTTAGGTGAGAAATACGGGTTTGAGGCTATTTGTTATGGCCATGCTGGCGATGGTAATTTACATGTCAACATCATTAAAGGAAACATGAGTGATGTTGATTGGAATATGAAACTTAAAGACGGTATTAAAGAAATTTTTGAACTTACCGTTTCTTTAGGCGGCACTATATCTGGCGAACATGGCATTGGCTTAGTACAAAAAGAGTATATGCATATCAAATACACAGAAACACATTTAAACCTTATGCGAGCTATAAAGAATGTATTTGATGTTAAAGGAATTTTAAATCCGGGTAAGATATTTTAA
- a CDS encoding glycosyltransferase family 2 protein, translated as MNYPKVAVVILNWNGEKHLANFLPSVFNSTYPNMEIIIGDNASTDNSINFLKNNFPLVKVIINHQNYGFAEGYNQVLKQVEADYFVLLNSDVEVTPNWIEPVIAMMEADVKIAIAQPKIRSYYNRDSFEYAGAAGGFIDTFAYPFCRGRIFDTIEKDNGQYDDEKEIFWASGCALFIKSSIWKEIGGLDEHFFAHMEEIDLCWRAKNRGYKVMYCGFSTVYHVGGGTLQAESPYKTYLNFRNNLYLIKKNEPLSRSIFLIPFRFCLDFLALIKFLMDKKTDNAWAISKAHRHFISALFEGKIKNSYISPQQNLKGKYHNSIVFDYFVRGKKLFKEIWK; from the coding sequence ATGAATTATCCTAAAGTTGCAGTTGTTATCTTAAACTGGAATGGAGAAAAACATTTAGCAAATTTTCTCCCTTCGGTATTTAATAGTACTTATCCGAATATGGAAATTATTATTGGTGATAACGCATCAACAGATAATTCTATAAACTTCCTTAAGAATAATTTCCCTTTAGTAAAGGTCATCATCAATCATCAAAATTATGGTTTTGCAGAAGGGTACAACCAGGTTTTAAAACAAGTAGAAGCTGATTATTTTGTTTTGCTTAATTCTGATGTTGAAGTTACACCAAACTGGATAGAACCCGTTATTGCGATGATGGAGGCTGATGTTAAAATAGCGATAGCCCAACCAAAAATACGTTCTTATTATAATAGAGACAGTTTTGAATATGCCGGTGCCGCCGGAGGTTTTATAGATACTTTTGCCTACCCTTTTTGTAGAGGTAGAATATTTGATACCATAGAAAAAGATAATGGCCAATATGATGATGAAAAAGAAATATTTTGGGCATCTGGATGCGCTTTATTCATTAAATCTAGTATTTGGAAAGAAATTGGTGGTTTAGATGAGCATTTCTTTGCGCATATGGAAGAAATTGATCTATGCTGGAGAGCCAAAAACAGAGGATACAAAGTGATGTATTGCGGCTTTTCTACAGTTTACCATGTTGGAGGAGGCACTTTACAAGCAGAAAGTCCGTATAAAACCTATTTAAACTTTAGAAATAACCTCTATCTCATTAAAAAGAATGAGCCTCTTTCTAGATCTATATTTTTAATTCCTTTTAGATTTTGTTTGGATTTTTTAGCTCTTATCAAGTTTTTGATGGATAAAAAAACAGATAATGCTTGGGCTATTTCTAAAGCTCACAGGCATTTTATAAGTGCTTTATTTGAAGGAAAAATCAAAAATAGCTATATATCTCCACAGCAAAACCTTAAGGGTAAATACCACAATAGCATTGTTTTTGATTATTTTGTTAGAGGAAAAAAGCTTTTTAAAGAGATTTGGAAATAG
- the folB gene encoding dihydroneopterin aldolase produces the protein MSVIKRKIALEEVKFNAPIGFFEEERILKNNFLFSAYVSYTLHHQQDTDNLDHTVDYSKLYDIAKNHFSKEAKLLEHVAHGILDDILAAYPFLAYINIQIKKLNPPIQAEIKNSLVELTYQAEHV, from the coding sequence ATGTCTGTTATCAAAAGAAAAATTGCCTTAGAAGAGGTGAAATTTAATGCTCCGATAGGTTTTTTTGAGGAAGAAAGAATCTTAAAGAATAACTTTTTATTTTCTGCCTATGTTAGCTATACACTTCATCATCAGCAGGATACAGATAACTTAGACCATACTGTTGATTATAGCAAACTTTATGATATTGCTAAAAATCATTTTTCTAAAGAAGCCAAATTATTAGAGCATGTTGCACATGGTATTTTAGATGATATTTTGGCTGCTTATCCGTTTTTAGCGTATATCAACATCCAAATAAAAAAACTAAATCCACCTATACAGGCCGAGATTAAAAATTCGTTAGTAGAACTAACTTATCAAGCAGAGCATGTTTAA
- the xerD gene encoding site-specific tyrosine recombinase XerD, with protein sequence MEWQSFKKGFKSFLKLEKSLSENSVQAYVRDVEKLVQFLEMKTTPVSLLKAKPQDLRDFIKWITELGMLATTQARIISGIKAFYKYLILEDLLEADPSALLETPKTRRKLPEVLSVHEINLLLDGLDLSKPENTRNKAMLEILYGSGLRVSELVNLKLSDLYLDLEFLKIKGKGNKERLVPVGSSALKYLDIYLENIRKHLDIKKGHEDFIFLNKRGTKLSRVMIFMIIKDLAKAVGISKTISPHTFRHSFATHLIEGGADLRAIQEMLGHESITTTEIYTHLDRDFLKQTITQFHPRS encoded by the coding sequence GTGGAATGGCAATCATTTAAAAAAGGATTTAAATCTTTTTTGAAATTAGAGAAATCCTTATCAGAAAATTCTGTTCAGGCTTATGTACGAGATGTAGAAAAGCTGGTTCAGTTTTTAGAAATGAAAACCACACCCGTTTCTCTGTTAAAAGCTAAACCTCAAGACTTAAGAGATTTCATCAAATGGATTACTGAGTTAGGAATGTTAGCTACCACACAAGCCAGAATCATTAGTGGTATTAAAGCCTTCTATAAATACTTAATACTAGAAGATTTATTAGAAGCAGACCCTTCTGCATTATTAGAAACCCCAAAAACAAGAAGAAAATTACCCGAGGTTTTAAGCGTACATGAAATAAATTTATTGCTTGATGGTTTAGATTTATCAAAACCAGAAAACACCAGAAATAAAGCTATGTTAGAGATTTTATATGGCTCAGGACTTCGCGTTAGCGAGCTGGTAAACCTCAAACTATCAGACTTATATCTTGATTTAGAATTTCTAAAAATTAAAGGAAAAGGAAATAAAGAAAGGCTGGTGCCCGTAGGCAGTTCGGCATTAAAATATCTGGATATTTATTTAGAAAATATTAGAAAGCATTTGGATATTAAAAAAGGTCATGAAGATTTTATATTTCTAAATAAAAGAGGTACAAAGCTCTCTAGAGTGATGATTTTTATGATTATTAAAGACCTTGCAAAAGCTGTAGGAATTAGTAAAACCATTAGTCCGCATACGTTTAGACATTCTTTTGCAACGCATTTAATTGAAGGCGGTGCAGATTTAAGAGCCATACAAGAAATGCTAGGTCACGAAAGCATCACCACAACAGAAATTTATACCCATTTAGATAGAGACTTTTTAAAACAAACCATTACGCAATTTCACCCTAGAAGTTGA
- a CDS encoding EamA/RhaT family transporter: MIYLAIAILCSVTVSINFKLLKRYYTNAYQAIVFNYPTAALLCFLFFKPDLSAHPSPQNFSLYGLTAVLLLSIFYFISKSVASSGMVLTVIAQRLSLALPVLASFLLFSEQLTPLKIVGLVVGFLAIIASKPEGKFDLKDMKFWFPIIVFLGTGIIDILFNFLTKIDGISFTTSLFYIFSIATVLAFASLAYQKINGTLKFQTRAALAGIVLGLFNFGSIYFYIFALQIEKDRPSVVYSALDIGVIALGSLVGLVLFKERLSVLNKIGLLLAIIAIIILTFS; this comes from the coding sequence ATGATATATTTAGCTATTGCTATTTTGTGCAGTGTTACAGTTAGTATCAATTTCAAATTATTAAAAAGATATTATACTAACGCTTACCAAGCTATTGTTTTTAATTATCCAACTGCAGCATTGTTGTGTTTCTTGTTTTTTAAACCAGATTTAAGTGCTCATCCAAGTCCGCAAAATTTCTCACTTTACGGTCTTACAGCAGTTTTATTATTATCTATTTTTTACTTCATTAGTAAGAGTGTTGCTTCCTCTGGAATGGTATTAACAGTTATAGCGCAACGTTTATCATTAGCTTTACCTGTTTTAGCATCTTTTTTATTGTTTAGCGAGCAATTGACGCCATTAAAAATTGTAGGTCTTGTTGTTGGTTTCTTAGCTATTATTGCCTCTAAGCCAGAAGGTAAGTTTGATTTAAAAGACATGAAATTTTGGTTTCCTATTATCGTATTTTTAGGAACCGGGATAATTGATATCCTTTTTAATTTCCTCACTAAAATAGATGGAATCAGCTTTACAACTTCTTTATTTTACATTTTCTCCATAGCTACAGTTTTGGCCTTTGCTAGTTTAGCATATCAAAAAATAAATGGCACATTAAAATTTCAGACCAGAGCAGCTTTAGCAGGCATAGTTTTAGGCTTGTTTAATTTTGGGTCTATCTACTTTTATATTTTTGCGCTACAAATAGAAAAAGACCGACCATCAGTTGTGTATTCTGCACTAGATATAGGTGTAATTGCTTTAGGTTCTTTAGTGGGCTTAGTTTTATTTAAAGAGCGTTTAAGTGTTTTAAATAAAATAGGTTTGCTTTTGGCGATTATAGCCATTATTATTCTTACGTTTTCTTAA